The Streptomyces collinus DNA segment GCGCACCGCTTCGACGATGTAGGCCTCGGCCATGGGCGTCTCCTCCTCTGTGTCCGCGATGTGCAGGACTGCCTATGAGTCGTGCAGTGCGATGCCCTCCAGCACCATCGACAGGTACTGGCGGGCGATCTCCTCGGGGCTGTGCCGGCCGCCCGGCCGGTACCAGGACGCTGCGACCCAGACCGTGTCGCGCACGAAGCGGTAGGTGAGCCGTACGTCCAGGTCGGGCCGGAAGACCTTGGCGGCCACTCCGCGCTCCAGCGTGCCCAGCCATGCCTTCTCGAACTTCTGCTGCGACTCGACGAGATACGCGAAGTGCGGCTGGGTCCCCAGGTGCTTGGACTCCTTCTGGTAGATGGCGACCGCGTCGAGGTGCCGGTCGATCTCCCGGAAGGACTCGGTCACAAGGGCCTCCAGGGTTTCCCTGGGGCCGAGTCCGGCGCCGAGTACGGCGTCGTACCGGGCCCAGAGCTCGTCCAGGAAGCCGGAGAGGATCTCGTCCAGCATCGACTCCTTGGAGTCGAAGTGGTAGTAGAGGCTGCCCGCCAGCATCCCCGCCGCGTCCGCGATCTTGCGGACGGTCGTGGCGTTGTAGCCCTGCGCGGCGAACACCTGGGCCGCGATGGCCAGGAGTTCCTCGCGCCGTTCGGGCGCGCTCACCGTGGTCTTCTTGTGGTCGCTGTCGCTGCTTTTCGGCACGGGACCATTCTCGCCTCATGGGTGCTGGCTGCTGACCGACAGGACCTCGCCGGTCAGGTACGACGAGTAGCCGCTGGCCAGGAACACGATCACGTTGGCCACCTCCCACGGTTCGGCGCAGCGCCCGAAGGCCTCCCGGCCGGTCAGCTCCTCCAGCAGTTCCGGGGTGGTGACCTTGGCGAGGTGCGGGTGCATGGCCAGGCTCGGGGAGACGGCGTTCACCCGCACTCCGTAGGCGGCGGCCTCCACCGCGGCGCACCGGGTGAGGGCCATGACGCCGGCTTTCGCGGCGGCGTAGTGGGCCTGTCCCCGCTGGGCGCGCCAGCCGATCACCGAGGCGTTGTTGACGACGACACCGCCGGCGCCCGCGGCCTTCATGCGGCGCAGTGCGGCCCGGGTGCAGCGGAAGGTGCCGTTGAGCGTGACGTCGAGGACCTTGTTCCACTGTTCGTCGGTCATGTCGACGAGGTCGGCGGTGCCACCGAGGCCCGCGTTGTTGACCACGATGTCCAGGCGCCCGTGGTGCTCCTCGGCGTGCTCGAACAGTGCGGTGACCTGGTCGTCGTCGGTGACGTCGCAGGGCCGCGCGGTGACGCGGTCCGTGCCGAACTCGGCGGCCAGCTCCGCCCCTGACTCCTTCAGGCGGCGGGCGTGGGCGTCGGAGATCACGACCCGTGCACCCTCCTCCAGCAGCCGCCGGGCGGTGGCCCCGCCGATCCCGGCACCGGCGGCGGCCGTGACGACGGCGCAGCGGCCGGTGAGCAGCTGGTGGCCGGGCAGGTACGGCGGTGGGGCCGAGGTCATCGGCGTACCTCCTTCGGCAGGCCGAGGACGCACTCGGCGGTGATGTTGCGCCGGGTCTCGTGGGAGCCGGCGCGGGTCGTGGAGGGGCGGGAGAAGAGGGACTGCCGGCGCAGGGCCGTCCGGCGGCGGGGACGGGCCGTTCCAGGGCAGGGCCTTCGGCGCACGCCGCGTTCTCGCGGCACCGGTCCGCCGCGCCCGCGTAGGGCGGCCAAGTCGTCGGTGAGGTCGGCGGGCAACAGGGCACGTCCCTCGGCCTGTCTTCCTCCGCGGTGCTCATGCGCGGCTCCCGGCGGCTCTCGACGGCTGACGTGCCGTACGTTAACCTACCAAACACTTGTTAGGGAAGGAGGCCGCGGATGTCCGCCGCCCGCACTGCGCCCCCCGAGCCCGTCCGTTACGAGCGCCGCGGCGCCCTTGCCCTGGTGACGATGGACCGGCCCGAGTACCGCAACGCCCAGAACTCCGCGATGACCTACGCCCTGGACCGGGCCTTCTACCGCGCTGCGGACGACGACGAGGTGAAGGTCGTGGTCCTCGCCGGAGCGGGGAAGCACTTCTCCGCCGGCCACGACATCGGCACCCCTGAGCGGGACGCGCACCTGCCGTTCGACCGCAGGGCCGGACTCTGGTGGGACCACTCGCGGAAGTCGGGCGCCGAGAGCCGCTTCGCCCGCGAGTCCGAGGTGTATCTGGGCATGTGCCGGCGCTGGCGCGAGCTGCCCAAGCCGGTCATCGCCTCGGTACAGGGCGCGTGTGTGGCCGGCGGTCTGATGCTCGCCTGGGTCTGCGACCTGATCGTCGCCTCCGAGGACGCCTTCTTCGCCGATCCGGTGGTGCGCATGGGCATCCCGGGGGTCGAGTACTTCGCCCACCCGTGGGTGATGCCGCCGCGGATCGCCAAGGAGTTCCTCTACACCGGCGACCGGATGAGCGCGCGGCGGGCCTACGAGGTCGGGATGGTCAACCGGGTCGTACCTCGCGAGGAACTCACCCAGATCACTCTGAAGTTGGCGGAGCGGATCGCGGCGATGCCCCGGATGGGGCTGGCTCTGACCAAGCGCGCCGTCAACCAGGCGGAGGACCTCCAGGGCCTGCACTCGGGGCTGGACTCGGTCTTCGGGCTGCACCATCTCGCCCACGCCCACAACGCCGAGACCGGCGACGACCCGCTCGGCGGGATGGACGTACGCGCGATGAAGGAGGCCCGCCACTGATGGACCTCGACTTCACCGCCGCCGAGGACGCCTTCCGCGTCGAGGTCCGGGACTGGCTCACCGCTCGTGTGCCGTCGGTTCCGCTGCCGTCGCTGGAGACCGCCGAGGGGTTCGCCGCCCACCGGGAGTGGGAGGGCACGCTCTTCGCCGACCGCTGGTCGGTGGTCTCCTGGCCCGAGCAGTTCGGCGGCCGGGGTTCCTCCCTGCTGGAGTGGCTGATCTTCGAGGAGGAGTACTACCGGGCCGGGGCGCCCGGCCGGGTCTCGCAGAACGGCATCAACCTGCTCGCCCCCACGCTCTTCGAGTACGGGACCAAGGAGCAGCGGGCGCGTGTCCTGCCGCCCATGGCGAGCGGTGAGGTGATCTGGGCACAGGCCTGGTCCGAGCCGGAGGCGGGGTCCGACCTGGCCTCGCTGCGGTCCGTTGCCGTACGGACGGAGGGCGGCTGGCGCATCACCGGGCAGAAGACGTGGTCCTCCCGGGCGGCCTTCGCCGACCGCGCGTTCGGGCTGTTCCGCAGCGACCCGGACGCGGGCCGGCCGCACCGTGGCCTCACGTACCTGATGTTCCCGCTGGACGCGGACGGCGTGACCGTGCGGCCCATCGGACGGCTGGACGGCAAGCCCGCCTTCGCGGAGTTGTTCCTCGACGATGTCTTCGTGCCGGACGAGGACGTCATCGGCGAGCCGGGACAGGGCTGGCGGGTCGCCATGAGCACCATCGGCAATGAGCGCGGGCCGACCCTGCGCAGCCCCGGCCGCTTCACCGCCGCGGCCGACCGGCTGACAGCCCTGTGGCACTCGGCCACGGACCCCGACTCCGGTGGCACCGCGCTGGGCGACCGGGTCGCCGACGCGGTGATCGGCGCGCGGGCCTACCAGTTGTTCACCTACGCGCAGGCCTCACGCATCGCCGCGGGTGGATCGATCGGCGCCGGATCCAGCCTCAGCAAGGTCTTCTGGTCCGAGCTGGACATCGCCCTGCACGAGACCGCCCTCGATCTGCTCGGCCCCTGCGGCGAGCTGTCGGACGAGGCCACCGAGGCGCCGGCGCACGGCAGTTGGGCTGAGGGCTACACCTTCTCGCTGGCCGGGCCGATCTACGCCGGCACCAACGAGATCCAGCGCGACATCATCGCCGAGCGGCTGCTCGGCCTGCCGAAGGGACGCCGGTGATGCGTTTCCTTCTCGACGACGAGCAGCGGGAATTCGCCCGCTCCCTGGACGGCATGCTGGGATCGGCCGGCACACCCGGTGTCGTGCGGTCC contains these protein-coding regions:
- a CDS encoding SDR family oxidoreductase, with the protein product MTSAPPPYLPGHQLLTGRCAVVTAAAGAGIGGATARRLLEEGARVVISDAHARRLKESGAELAAEFGTDRVTARPCDVTDDDQVTALFEHAEEHHGRLDIVVNNAGLGGTADLVDMTDEQWNKVLDVTLNGTFRCTRAALRRMKAAGAGGVVVNNASVIGWRAQRGQAHYAAAKAGVMALTRCAAVEAAAYGVRVNAVSPSLAMHPHLAKVTTPELLEELTGREAFGRCAEPWEVANVIVFLASGYSSYLTGEVLSVSSQHP
- a CDS encoding TetR/AcrR family transcriptional regulator translates to MPKSSDSDHKKTTVSAPERREELLAIAAQVFAAQGYNATTVRKIADAAGMLAGSLYYHFDSKESMLDEILSGFLDELWARYDAVLGAGLGPRETLEALVTESFREIDRHLDAVAIYQKESKHLGTQPHFAYLVESQQKFEKAWLGTLERGVAAKVFRPDLDVRLTYRFVRDTVWVAASWYRPGGRHSPEEIARQYLSMVLEGIALHDS
- a CDS encoding enoyl-CoA hydratase encodes the protein MSAARTAPPEPVRYERRGALALVTMDRPEYRNAQNSAMTYALDRAFYRAADDDEVKVVVLAGAGKHFSAGHDIGTPERDAHLPFDRRAGLWWDHSRKSGAESRFARESEVYLGMCRRWRELPKPVIASVQGACVAGGLMLAWVCDLIVASEDAFFADPVVRMGIPGVEYFAHPWVMPPRIAKEFLYTGDRMSARRAYEVGMVNRVVPREELTQITLKLAERIAAMPRMGLALTKRAVNQAEDLQGLHSGLDSVFGLHHLAHAHNAETGDDPLGGMDVRAMKEARH
- a CDS encoding acyl-CoA dehydrogenase family protein, with protein sequence MDLDFTAAEDAFRVEVRDWLTARVPSVPLPSLETAEGFAAHREWEGTLFADRWSVVSWPEQFGGRGSSLLEWLIFEEEYYRAGAPGRVSQNGINLLAPTLFEYGTKEQRARVLPPMASGEVIWAQAWSEPEAGSDLASLRSVAVRTEGGWRITGQKTWSSRAAFADRAFGLFRSDPDAGRPHRGLTYLMFPLDADGVTVRPIGRLDGKPAFAELFLDDVFVPDEDVIGEPGQGWRVAMSTIGNERGPTLRSPGRFTAAADRLTALWHSATDPDSGGTALGDRVADAVIGARAYQLFTYAQASRIAAGGSIGAGSSLSKVFWSELDIALHETALDLLGPCGELSDEATEAPAHGSWAEGYTFSLAGPIYAGTNEIQRDIIAERLLGLPKGRR